In the Podospora pseudocomata strain CBS 415.72m chromosome 5, whole genome shotgun sequence genome, one interval contains:
- the SKN7 gene encoding kinase-regulated stress-responsive transcription factor skn7 (EggNog:ENOG503NV9B; COG:K; BUSCO:EOG09264DYD) encodes MPPPDSDSGAPAAAQPGNNSSDFLSVLQVRKLYKMLEDPSYNSVVRWSPEGDSFVVLENEKFTKTILPKHFKHSNFASFVRQLNKYDFHKVRHNEESGEAPYGRDAWEFKHPEFRADRKDQLDNIRRKAPAPRKPPPTEDAFPASQQIVVLSESLNATNVQIQTLQEQYLELDRTNRLLVAEVLSLQKMLRAQSQASNELISHLNNMEDRRRNSRHSAQSSHSSHSGTNYHQGTLGLLPDGTDEPAPELRRAREILNGVSPDSQADRELERLSMAYHQNGSPAESAGSSVMFTHAGPQTSMNVVHDPFSDPRHLVYPVGQTQGIDPFHADHIHNIPYSRPLSNPNVMTEAPSQISPPPGKEQNGSLWRGKKPQILLVEDDKTCARIGSKFLTNMDCSVETARDGLEAVEKINTDADRFDLVFMDIIMPNLDGVSATAMIRMVTPQIPIIAMTSNIRQEDIQTYFQFGMNDVLAKPFTRDGMVRILKKHLTRMLKDPQSAGVLNDPNDPTSAGNGGGGQQTAGGPGPPTGGYANANMAASMQAAINQAAQVQVKYEQTPIPSPSTTASWHSPGTTMQQVQQQQQHASPRLDQGGYMNAVGSGQGVGGMVLTPGGSQRGPGPGQQQQQQYAGYMQAGPGPVTRLPEMGGMGGGAGDDRPEKRQRLYGPGQGGYVG; translated from the exons ATGCCGCCACCAGATAGTGACTCGGGCgctcccgccgccgctcAGCCTGGGAATAACTCCAGCGACTTT CTCTCCGTCCTCCAGGTGCGCAAACTCTACAA AATGCTCGAGGATCCCTCTTACAACTCGGTAGTACGATGGAGTCCCGAAGGCGACAgttttgtggtgttggag AACGAGAAATTCACGAAAACAATCCTCCCCAAACATTTCAAACACAGCAACTTTGCGAGTTTCGTGCGCCAACTAAACAAGTACGACTTCCACAAAGTTAGGCACAACGAAGAGAGTGGCGAGGCGCCATATGGCCGGGAT GCCTGGGAATTCAAGCATCCCGAGTTTCGGGCAGACAGAAAAGACCAACTGGACAACATCCGGAGGAAAGCGCCGGCGCCCCGaaaaccacctccaacagAAGATGCGTTCCCAGCATCGCAGCAGATCGTGGTCCTTAGCGAATCCCTGAACGCCACAAATGTTCAGATACAAACCTTGCAAGAGCAGTACCTTGAACTCGATCGCACGAACCGGCTGCTCGTCGCCGAGGTTCTGAGTTTGCAAAAGATGCTCCGCGCCCAAAGCCAGGCGTCCAACGAGCTGATATCACACCTCAACAACATGGAGGACAGACGGCGCAACAGCCGCCATTCAGCCCAGTCTTCTCACTCGAGCCACTCCGGCACCAACTATCACCAGGGAACCTTGGGACTGTTGCCAGACGGGACCGATGAGCCAGCTCCGGAACTGCGACGTGCGCGCGAGATCCTTAACGGGGTATCTCCCGACTCTCAGGCCGACCGCGAACTCGAAAGGTTGTCCATGGCCTACCACCAAAACGGCTCCCCGGCCGAGAGCGCAGGTTCCTCCGTCATGTTCACCCACGCCGGTCCCCAAACCTCGATGAACGTTGTGCACGATCCCTTCAGCGATCCAAGACATCTTGTGTATCCTGTGGGCCAAACACAGGGTATCGATCCATTCCACGCCGACCACATCCACAATATCCCATACAGCCGACCGCTCAGTAACCCTAATGTGATGACCGAGGCGCCATCGCAAATCTCACCTCCACCGGGCAAAGAGCAAAACGGCTCACTGTGGAGAGGAAAGAAGCCGCAGATTTTGTTGGTAGAGGACGACAAGACGTGCGCAAGGATCGGGTCCAAGTTCCTGACGAATATGGATTGTAGTGTCGAGACTGCT CGTGACGGTCTCGAGGCTGTCGAAAAGATTAACACGGATGCTGACCGTTTCGACCTCGTCTTTATGGACATCATCATGCCCAACCTAGACGGCGTTTCCGCCACGGCTATGATCCGGATGGTGACGCCGCAAatccccatcatcgccatGACATCCAACATTCGACAAGAAGATATCCAGACCTATTTCCAGTTCG GAATGAACGACGTCCTAGCCAAGCCCTTCACAAGAGATGGCATGGTCCGCATCCTCAAAAAGCACCTCACCCGCATGCTCAAAGACCCCCAATCGGCCGGCGTGCTCAACGATCCTAACGACCCCACCTCGGCTGGcaacggcggaggagggcagcAAACCGCCGGCGGCCCGGGCCCCCCGACAGGCGGCtacgccaacgccaacatgGCAGCCTCGATGCAAGCTGCCATCAACCAGGCTGCCCAGGTCCAGGTCAAGTACGAGCAGACGCCCATACCGTCTCCTTCGACGACCGCGTCGTGGCACTCCCCCGGCACGACCATGCAGCAggttcaacagcagcagcagcatgctAGCCCCCGGCTGGATCAAGGCGGGTATATGAACGCTGTTGGGAGCGGGCAAGGGGTGGGCGGGATGGTGCTGACCCCGGGGGGTTCGCAGAGGGGGCCGGGCCcgggacagcagcagcagcagcagtatgCGGGGTACATGCAGGCTGGGCCAGGGCCGGTGACGAGACTGCCCGAgatgggagggatgggaggaggtgcgggGGATGATCGGCCGGAgaagaggcagaggttgTATGGCCCTGGTCAAGGGGGGTATGTTGGGTAA